A region from the Sandaracinus amylolyticus genome encodes:
- a CDS encoding GNAT family N-acetyltransferase, producing the protein MSAPTIRTIEPRDDAQVASVIRSVMPEFGADGPGFAIHDPEVSFMSRAYARPRCVYFVVEADGRVLGGGGVAPLDGGDADTCELRKMYFLPELRGRGIGRAVLERCIEAARAMGYRRMYLETLTGMDGAMRLYEKLGFRRIGCSRGATGHHGCDTFYEREL; encoded by the coding sequence ATGAGCGCACCGACGATCCGCACCATCGAGCCGCGCGACGACGCGCAGGTGGCGAGCGTCATCCGCAGCGTCATGCCGGAGTTCGGCGCCGACGGTCCGGGGTTCGCGATCCACGACCCCGAGGTCTCGTTCATGTCGCGCGCGTACGCGCGGCCGCGCTGCGTGTACTTCGTCGTCGAGGCGGACGGACGCGTCCTCGGCGGCGGCGGCGTCGCGCCGCTCGACGGAGGCGACGCCGACACCTGCGAGCTGCGCAAGATGTACTTCCTGCCCGAGCTGCGCGGCCGCGGGATCGGGCGCGCGGTGCTCGAGCGCTGCATCGAGGCCGCGCGCGCGATGGGCTATCGCCGGATGTACCTCGAGACACTGACCGGCATGGACGGCGCGATGCGCCTCTACGAGAAGCTCGGGTTCCGCCGCATCGGGTGCAGCCGAGGCGCGACCGGGCACCACGGCTGCGACACGTTCTACGAGCGCGAGCTGTGA
- a CDS encoding PepSY domain-containing protein, translating to MNRMKKIAVVLSMMVAFALGGGAAAAQSSPRLAMEGARRIAVEHVPGAQVESIEQDEEAGRVVYEVELRDAQGREHELVIDANDGRVIRSEVDDEQDDD from the coding sequence ATGAATCGGATGAAGAAGATCGCGGTGGTGCTCTCGATGATGGTCGCATTCGCGCTGGGCGGCGGCGCCGCGGCGGCGCAGTCGTCGCCGCGACTCGCGATGGAGGGCGCGCGCCGCATCGCGGTCGAGCACGTGCCGGGCGCGCAGGTCGAGTCGATCGAGCAGGACGAGGAGGCCGGTCGCGTCGTCTACGAGGTCGAGCTGCGCGACGCGCAGGGGCGCGAGCACGAGCTCGTGATCGACGCGAACGACGGACGCGTGATCCGCAGCGAGGTGGACGACGAGCAGGACGACGACTGA
- a CDS encoding response regulator transcription factor, whose protein sequence is MRVLVVDDDPELLDLVVRALERDGHRVQGARSCADARSALSAGGADVIVLDVELPDGTGVALCRALRDEGERVPILLLTAHGEVPQRVAGLDAGADDFVAKPFAVAELRARVRALGRRGPVDRGVVHRAGGIELDLGARRARRDGAEVPLTTREWAIVELLAGRGGRVIARGEILDAVWGEITDEASASLDVLIARIRRKLGAGVIRTLRGQGYALGET, encoded by the coding sequence ATGCGCGTCCTCGTCGTCGACGACGATCCCGAGCTCCTCGATCTCGTGGTGCGTGCGCTCGAGCGCGACGGTCATCGCGTGCAGGGCGCGCGGTCGTGCGCGGACGCGCGCAGCGCGCTGTCGGCGGGAGGCGCCGACGTGATCGTGCTCGACGTCGAGCTCCCCGACGGCACCGGCGTCGCGCTGTGCCGTGCGCTGCGCGACGAGGGCGAGCGCGTGCCGATCCTGCTGCTCACCGCACACGGCGAGGTCCCGCAGCGCGTCGCCGGGCTCGACGCGGGCGCCGACGACTTCGTCGCGAAGCCCTTCGCGGTCGCCGAGCTCCGTGCGCGGGTGCGCGCGCTCGGCCGGCGCGGTCCGGTCGATCGCGGCGTGGTGCATCGCGCGGGCGGCATCGAGCTCGATCTCGGCGCGCGGCGCGCGCGGCGCGACGGGGCCGAGGTGCCGCTCACCACGCGCGAGTGGGCGATCGTCGAGCTGCTCGCAGGACGTGGCGGGCGCGTCATCGCACGCGGTGAGATCCTCGACGCGGTGTGGGGCGAGATCACCGACGAAGCGAGCGCGAGCCTCGACGTCCTCATCGCGCGCATCCGCCGCAAGCTCGGCGCCGGCGTGATCCGCACGCTGCGCGGCCAGGGCTACGCGCTGGGAGAGACCTGA
- a CDS encoding sensor histidine kinase yields the protein MRGPRSLRARVALASAGAAALAGAVAAIVAGWTAEELVRAHDDDALLAHARTLADEVDDEEREAEEDGERAELDAILADELDELPVLDARVVVHDGEGQALGGDRDLAVLPVGSCDDAGALRACTVALGARRLTLAASEGAARDHRSLLVIALLAGALVGALAGGVAASRIARVALAPLGALRDRVRAIDPGAPRVDRIATPEHDAELEDLRAAIAELVERLAIALTQARSFASNAAHELRTPLAHVAGELELLTERSDREALERTRAQVARLVELVQRLLVLARAEPIDRAHAEAVDLGDVAREVVARAGAPSRVRLALEDDVIVAGDAALLEALVSNALSNALKFSDDLVDLEVSRAGDEARIEVRDRGPGIADEDRARVFDAFYRSRAARASGTPGHGIGLALIAHVATAHGGRVELVPSERGVHLRVLLPRWSPRR from the coding sequence GTGCGTGGTCCTCGCAGCCTGCGCGCGCGGGTCGCGCTCGCGAGCGCCGGTGCGGCCGCGCTCGCGGGCGCGGTCGCTGCGATCGTCGCGGGGTGGACCGCCGAGGAGCTCGTGCGCGCGCACGACGACGACGCGCTGCTCGCCCACGCGCGGACGCTCGCCGACGAGGTGGACGACGAAGAGCGCGAGGCCGAGGAAGACGGAGAGCGAGCCGAGCTGGACGCGATCCTCGCGGACGAGCTCGACGAGCTGCCGGTGCTGGACGCGCGCGTCGTGGTGCACGACGGCGAAGGACAGGCGCTGGGCGGAGATCGCGACCTGGCCGTGCTCCCGGTCGGTTCGTGCGACGACGCGGGCGCGCTGCGCGCATGCACCGTCGCGCTCGGCGCGCGGCGGCTCACGCTCGCGGCGAGCGAGGGCGCCGCGCGCGATCATCGGTCGCTGCTCGTCATCGCGCTGCTCGCCGGCGCGCTCGTCGGCGCGCTGGCCGGCGGCGTCGCAGCGTCGCGCATCGCGCGCGTCGCGCTCGCACCGCTCGGCGCGCTGCGCGATCGGGTGCGCGCGATCGATCCCGGCGCACCGCGCGTGGATCGCATCGCGACGCCGGAGCACGACGCGGAGCTCGAGGATCTGCGCGCCGCGATCGCCGAGCTGGTGGAGCGGCTCGCGATCGCGCTCACGCAGGCGCGGAGCTTCGCGTCCAACGCGGCGCACGAGCTGCGCACGCCGCTCGCACACGTCGCGGGCGAGCTCGAGCTGCTCACCGAGCGATCCGATCGCGAGGCGCTCGAGCGAACGCGGGCCCAGGTGGCGCGCCTCGTCGAGCTCGTGCAGCGCTTGCTCGTCCTCGCGCGCGCGGAGCCGATCGATCGCGCGCACGCCGAGGCCGTCGATCTGGGTGACGTCGCGCGCGAAGTCGTCGCTCGGGCGGGCGCCCCCTCGCGGGTGCGGCTCGCGCTCGAGGACGACGTGATCGTCGCCGGTGACGCCGCGCTGCTCGAGGCGCTCGTCTCGAACGCGCTCTCGAACGCGCTGAAGTTCTCGGACGATCTCGTCGATCTCGAGGTCTCGCGGGCAGGCGACGAAGCGCGCATCGAGGTGCGAGATCGCGGGCCGGGGATCGCCGACGAGGATCGCGCGCGCGTGTTCGACGCGTTCTATCGGTCGCGCGCCGCGCGCGCGTCGGGCACGCCGGGACACGGCATCGGGCTCGCGCTGATCGCGCACGTCGCGACGGCGCACGGCGGACGCGTCGAGCTCGTGCCCAGCGAGCGCGGCGTGCACCTCCGCGTGCTCCTGCCGCGCTGGAGCCCGCGTCGTTGA
- the queD gene encoding 6-carboxytetrahydropterin synthase QueD, whose amino-acid sequence MEIWKEFSFEAAHRLPNVPPEHKCARLHGHSYRVRLTVRGELDPQLGWVVDFDTIREAFEPVRAQLDHYYLNEIEGLSNPTSELLARWIWARTKPRLPQLARVEVMETCTSGARYEGA is encoded by the coding sequence ATGGAGATCTGGAAAGAGTTCTCGTTCGAGGCCGCGCACCGACTGCCGAACGTCCCGCCCGAGCACAAGTGCGCGCGCCTGCACGGCCACTCGTACCGCGTGCGTCTGACCGTGCGCGGCGAGCTCGATCCGCAGCTCGGCTGGGTCGTCGACTTCGACACGATCCGCGAGGCGTTCGAGCCGGTGCGCGCGCAGCTCGATCACTACTACCTGAACGAGATCGAAGGTCTCTCGAACCCGACGAGCGAGCTGCTCGCGCGCTGGATCTGGGCGCGCACCAAGCCGCGCCTGCCGCAGCTCGCGCGCGTCGAGGTGATGGAGACCTGCACGAGCGGCGCGCGCTACGAAGGCGCCTGA
- the queE gene encoding 7-carboxy-7-deazaguanine synthase, whose product MAYSVKEIFYTLQGEGARAGRPAVFCRFAGCNLWTGREQDRARAVCQFCDTDFVGIDGVGGGRFADADALADAVASKWPGGGAPYVVCTGGEPLLQLDAAAIGALHARGFEIAIETNGTIEVPPGIDWICVSPKAGSELVVREGHELKLVFPQEGLDPASLESLRFEHFYLQPMDDRTLVGPGARSTSTSTKRAIEHCLAHPRWSLSLQTHKLLGIP is encoded by the coding sequence ATGGCCTACTCGGTCAAGGAGATCTTCTACACGCTGCAGGGCGAGGGCGCGCGCGCCGGTCGTCCCGCCGTGTTCTGCCGCTTCGCGGGCTGCAACCTGTGGACGGGCCGCGAGCAGGATCGCGCGCGCGCCGTCTGCCAGTTCTGCGACACCGACTTCGTGGGCATCGACGGCGTCGGCGGTGGGCGCTTCGCGGATGCCGATGCGCTCGCCGACGCGGTCGCGTCCAAGTGGCCGGGCGGCGGCGCGCCGTACGTCGTGTGCACCGGAGGCGAGCCGCTGCTGCAGCTCGACGCGGCGGCGATCGGCGCGCTGCACGCGCGCGGGTTCGAGATCGCGATCGAGACGAACGGCACGATCGAGGTGCCGCCCGGCATCGACTGGATCTGCGTGAGCCCGAAGGCGGGCTCGGAGCTCGTGGTGCGCGAGGGGCACGAGCTGAAGCTCGTCTTCCCGCAGGAAGGGCTCGACCCGGCGTCGCTCGAGTCGCTGCGCTTCGAGCACTTCTACCTGCAGCCGATGGACGATCGCACGCTGGTCGGACCGGGCGCGCGGAGCACGAGCACGAGCACGAAGCGCGCGATCGAGCACTGCCTCGCGCACCCGCGCTGGAGCCTCAGCCTCCAGACCCACAAGCTGTTGGGGATCCCGTGA
- a CDS encoding DUF7507 domain-containing protein, with the protein MDKRRGRRARSMALAGCMLALAACSAAEPAPVGVAVESVHDEGLFELDRNAVGGAEDGDDWDDVNLPLPGGDGGDAFDHTGVLPDGSGQTIFRGGGSKDDLDITGWRHRASGPVPDKDDITNAYAAAYIDEDSGDTILYFGMDRVDTAGDANMGFWFFQQSVTANADGTFDGEHTVGDLLVQIDYSNGGTVPNVRVLVWVGTGGEINGTLDVFFEGSADCLSPSQDTVCATTNVVEAASPWTYVQKGETADGPFPPLSFVEGGVNISEVFAGAENGAPCFSSFMATTRASTSVDAVLKDWVLGAFEACGIEITKTCDQGRLNEAGTGFVFDYHITVTNIGGGLLHDVTITDDLAGTTTTLEDPLGATPVTIDGSFESAENGPFTNTASVTAAAVPGGEVVAEDETSDVCEAADTNPAVTVSKVCEPRLAEIGGQVVVLIDGSGQVCNTGDVPLAGITVTDDCGSGPSQTDTIASLAVGACADWEVTCTPSESNADPELAEFSDTASVTATPTVGDTTPVTDSSDLATCALCPEPTTPG; encoded by the coding sequence ATGGACAAGCGAAGGGGGAGGCGGGCGCGCTCGATGGCGCTCGCGGGGTGCATGCTCGCGCTCGCCGCGTGCAGCGCGGCCGAGCCGGCACCGGTCGGTGTCGCCGTCGAGTCGGTGCACGACGAGGGGCTCTTCGAGCTCGATCGCAACGCCGTCGGCGGCGCGGAGGACGGCGACGACTGGGACGACGTCAACCTCCCGCTGCCCGGCGGCGACGGGGGCGACGCGTTCGATCACACGGGCGTGCTCCCCGACGGCAGCGGTCAGACGATCTTCCGCGGCGGCGGGAGCAAGGACGACCTCGACATCACGGGATGGCGTCATCGCGCGAGCGGTCCGGTGCCCGACAAGGACGACATCACGAACGCCTACGCCGCGGCTTACATCGACGAGGACTCGGGCGACACGATCCTCTACTTCGGCATGGACCGCGTCGACACCGCGGGCGACGCGAACATGGGCTTCTGGTTCTTCCAGCAGAGCGTGACCGCGAACGCCGACGGCACGTTCGACGGCGAGCACACGGTGGGCGACCTGCTCGTGCAGATCGACTACTCGAACGGCGGCACGGTGCCCAACGTGCGCGTGCTCGTGTGGGTCGGCACCGGAGGCGAGATCAACGGCACGCTCGACGTGTTCTTCGAGGGCAGCGCCGACTGCCTGAGCCCGTCGCAGGACACCGTCTGCGCCACCACGAACGTCGTGGAGGCCGCCTCGCCGTGGACGTACGTCCAGAAGGGCGAGACCGCCGACGGCCCGTTCCCGCCGCTCTCGTTCGTCGAAGGCGGCGTCAACATCAGCGAGGTGTTCGCGGGCGCGGAGAACGGCGCGCCCTGCTTCTCGTCGTTCATGGCGACGACGCGCGCGTCGACCAGCGTCGACGCGGTGCTCAAGGACTGGGTCCTCGGCGCGTTCGAGGCGTGCGGCATCGAGATCACGAAGACGTGCGATCAGGGCCGCCTCAACGAGGCGGGCACCGGGTTCGTCTTCGACTACCACATCACCGTCACGAACATCGGCGGCGGCCTGCTGCACGACGTGACGATCACGGACGACCTCGCGGGCACCACCACGACGCTCGAAGATCCGCTCGGCGCGACCCCGGTCACGATCGACGGCTCGTTCGAGAGCGCGGAGAACGGCCCCTTCACGAACACGGCGAGCGTGACGGCCGCGGCGGTGCCGGGAGGTGAGGTCGTCGCGGAGGACGAGACGAGCGACGTCTGCGAAGCGGCGGACACCAACCCCGCGGTCACCGTGAGCAAGGTGTGCGAGCCGCGGCTCGCGGAGATCGGCGGTCAGGTGGTCGTGCTGATCGATGGCTCGGGTCAGGTCTGCAACACGGGCGACGTCCCGCTCGCGGGCATCACGGTCACGGACGACTGCGGGAGCGGGCCTTCGCAGACCGACACGATCGCGTCGCTCGCCGTCGGTGCGTGCGCCGACTGGGAGGTCACCTGCACGCCGAGCGAGTCGAACGCCGACCCCGAGCTGGCGGAGTTCTCGGACACCGCGAGCGTGACCGCGACGCCGACCGTCGGCGACACGACGCCGGTCACCGACTCGAGCGACCTCGCGACGTGCGCGCTCTGCCCGGAGCCGACGACGCCGGGCTGA
- a CDS encoding DUF4476 domain-containing protein, which yields MTATQATGAKVALGISALVIALATASVSPASAQEALADAQACYAGRFDRCAFAGDAYHEGTSVAVSFEMAAQLYRYGCNGGDMRSCRAMGWIHQQSPGHGVPTSLSESHRFYAMACTGGYALGCYDLGTLYWTGQGVPVSWPTGQSYYERACGMRHADACREVAYIYGRAMGVARDYQRMAALLRQACDLGNSTACQEMVDPVGAATRADAEEGTGTSGSGGAQAGQGGAPVIVVGMPEPQFQDLVQRFRRDTRTYAQTALARDLASGGVTLSCQQIATLMQTSAIDSTRVQLGTTLWPRAVDPQNFYLLPQALEYEGSRTLLRQQTGH from the coding sequence GTGACGGCAACGCAGGCGACGGGCGCGAAGGTGGCCCTCGGGATCTCGGCGCTCGTGATCGCGCTCGCGACGGCGTCGGTCTCGCCTGCCTCCGCGCAGGAGGCGCTCGCCGACGCGCAGGCCTGTTACGCGGGCCGCTTCGATCGCTGCGCGTTCGCGGGCGACGCGTACCACGAGGGCACGAGCGTCGCGGTGAGCTTCGAGATGGCCGCGCAGCTCTATCGCTACGGGTGCAACGGCGGCGACATGCGCTCGTGCCGCGCGATGGGGTGGATCCACCAGCAGAGCCCCGGGCACGGCGTGCCCACGAGCCTCTCGGAGTCGCACCGCTTCTACGCGATGGCGTGCACCGGCGGGTATGCGCTCGGCTGCTACGACCTCGGCACGCTGTACTGGACGGGGCAGGGCGTGCCCGTGAGCTGGCCGACGGGCCAGTCGTACTACGAGCGTGCGTGCGGCATGCGCCACGCCGATGCGTGCCGCGAGGTCGCGTACATCTACGGGCGCGCGATGGGCGTCGCGCGCGACTACCAGCGCATGGCCGCGCTGCTGCGTCAGGCGTGCGATCTCGGCAACAGCACGGCATGCCAGGAGATGGTCGATCCCGTGGGCGCGGCGACGCGCGCCGACGCGGAAGAGGGCACCGGGACGAGCGGCAGCGGCGGCGCGCAGGCAGGGCAGGGCGGTGCGCCGGTGATCGTCGTCGGCATGCCCGAGCCGCAGTTCCAGGATCTCGTGCAGCGCTTCCGCCGCGACACGCGCACGTACGCGCAGACGGCGCTCGCGCGGGATCTCGCGAGCGGCGGCGTGACGCTGAGCTGCCAGCAGATCGCGACGCTCATGCAGACGAGCGCGATCGACAGCACGCGGGTGCAGCTCGGCACGACGCTGTGGCCGCGCGCGGTGGACCCGCAGAACTTCTACCTGCTGCCGCAGGCGCTCGAGTACGAAGGCTCGCGCACGCTGCTCCGGCAGCAGACCGGGCACTGA
- a CDS encoding DEAD/DEAH box helicase family protein — MRVRLAFRSGTIEVHGLPEGTPALPATCVWDARTRSHRAPGIAYADVVLALKAAEIEVDDDARAYEEIDAAPVIQREPRPYQREAIAAWKRARGRGVVVLPTGAGKTHVAVMGIELWKRSTLVIAPTLDLVRQWYDLLRSTFDREIGLVGGGEHDVQPITVTTYDSAYMHVEHIGNRFGLVVFDECHHLPGPTYALAAQLAIAPFRLGLTATPERADGRETLLDELIGKTVYRRDIVELSGEFLADYDVVRIPVHLTPEERDEYEAERSVYRAFLAKSGIRMSQPDGWGKFIMLSARSAEGHRAMQAYRRQRELALTAPAKLDWVERLLHLHRNDRAILFTQDNATCYALSRRFLIPAITHQTKVKERSAILAGLSDGTYSAVATSKVLNEGVDVPDANVAIVVSGSGSVREHVQRLGRVLRKKEGKLATLYELVTADTGEAYTSERRRDHSAYSQSGRVRSFRG; from the coding sequence GTGCGCGTCCGACTCGCGTTCCGAAGCGGCACGATCGAGGTGCACGGGCTGCCCGAGGGCACACCCGCGCTGCCGGCGACGTGCGTGTGGGACGCGCGGACGCGATCACACCGCGCGCCCGGCATCGCGTACGCCGACGTCGTGCTCGCGCTCAAGGCCGCGGAGATCGAGGTCGACGACGACGCGCGCGCGTACGAGGAGATCGACGCGGCCCCCGTGATCCAGCGCGAGCCGCGGCCCTACCAGCGCGAGGCGATCGCGGCGTGGAAGCGGGCGCGCGGGCGCGGCGTGGTCGTGCTCCCGACCGGCGCGGGCAAGACGCACGTCGCGGTGATGGGCATCGAGCTGTGGAAGCGATCGACGCTCGTGATCGCGCCGACGCTCGACCTCGTGCGCCAGTGGTACGACCTGCTGCGCTCGACGTTCGATCGCGAGATCGGCCTCGTCGGCGGCGGCGAGCACGACGTGCAGCCGATCACGGTGACGACCTACGACTCGGCGTACATGCACGTCGAGCACATCGGGAACCGCTTCGGGCTCGTGGTGTTCGACGAGTGCCACCACCTGCCGGGCCCGACCTACGCGCTCGCGGCGCAGCTCGCGATCGCGCCGTTCCGCCTCGGGCTCACCGCGACGCCGGAGCGCGCGGACGGACGCGAGACGCTGCTCGACGAGCTGATCGGCAAGACCGTCTATCGACGCGACATCGTCGAGCTCTCGGGCGAGTTCCTCGCGGACTACGACGTGGTGCGCATCCCGGTGCACCTCACGCCCGAGGAGCGCGACGAGTACGAGGCCGAGCGCAGCGTCTACCGCGCGTTCCTCGCGAAGAGCGGCATCCGCATGAGCCAGCCCGACGGCTGGGGGAAGTTCATCATGCTCTCCGCGCGCAGCGCCGAGGGCCACCGCGCGATGCAGGCGTACCGACGCCAGCGCGAGCTCGCGCTCACCGCGCCCGCGAAGCTCGACTGGGTCGAGCGCCTCCTGCACCTGCACCGCAACGACCGCGCGATCCTCTTCACGCAGGACAACGCGACCTGCTACGCGCTGTCGCGACGGTTCCTAATCCCCGCGATCACGCACCAGACGAAGGTGAAGGAGCGCAGCGCGATCCTCGCCGGACTGTCCGACGGCACGTACTCCGCGGTCGCGACGAGCAAGGTGCTCAACGAGGGCGTCGACGTGCCGGACGCGAACGTCGCGATCGTCGTGTCGGGATCGGGCTCGGTGCGCGAGCACGTGCAGCGCCTCGGCCGCGTGCTGCGCAAGAAAGAAGGCAAGCTCGCGACGCTCTACGAGCTCGTCACCGCCGACACCGGCGAGGCGTACACGAGCGAGCGCCGTCGCGATCACAGCGCGTACTCGCAGAGCGGTCGCGTGCGCTCGTTCCGAGGCTGA
- a CDS encoding DUF790 family protein, which translates to MLTPDLVHARRQKDELKLVGLGARREQAMELAEMVVELAKEHVGRPREELEQAWQAIEVEPRDRKLLDGMTKLVEDALVFDSEVGDDAPALRAEVFRRATEARRALGDDALLDRSSVLADVATKHGMDPETLDRALYGDLRSAHLLREVRAPGPRALVEGYDLAQAQAVLLRATKVVAILEDIEPAAMRALFRKLKFLRLLYSIRAEGPGKWRLDIDGPFSLFESVTKYGLALALALPAIASSGTHRVVADVRWGKERLPLRFVMEGSALGSPKERGRDEIPARLSDEAEALRARIEEKGGAWRAEVADVILDLPGVGACVPDLVCTHRASGARVLVEVMGYWSRDAVWKRVELAEKGLSEPVLFCVSERLRVSEAVLPDDAPAALLVFKGVIPIGALLEKLEALRRR; encoded by the coding sequence ATGCTCACGCCCGACTTGGTCCATGCCCGCAGGCAGAAGGACGAGCTCAAGCTCGTGGGGCTCGGCGCGCGACGCGAGCAGGCGATGGAGCTCGCGGAGATGGTCGTCGAGCTCGCGAAGGAGCACGTCGGTCGCCCGCGCGAGGAGCTCGAGCAGGCGTGGCAGGCGATCGAGGTCGAGCCGCGCGATCGCAAGCTGCTCGACGGGATGACGAAGCTCGTCGAGGACGCGCTCGTCTTCGACAGCGAGGTGGGCGACGACGCGCCCGCGCTGCGCGCCGAGGTGTTCCGTCGCGCGACCGAGGCGCGTCGTGCGCTCGGCGACGACGCGCTGCTCGATCGCTCCTCGGTGCTCGCCGACGTCGCGACGAAGCACGGCATGGACCCGGAGACGCTCGACCGCGCGCTCTATGGCGATCTCCGCAGCGCGCACCTCTTGCGCGAAGTGCGCGCGCCCGGCCCGCGCGCGCTCGTCGAGGGCTACGACCTCGCGCAGGCGCAGGCCGTGCTGCTGCGCGCGACGAAGGTCGTCGCGATCCTCGAGGACATCGAGCCCGCCGCGATGCGCGCGCTCTTCCGCAAGCTGAAGTTCTTGCGGCTGCTCTACTCGATCCGCGCCGAGGGCCCGGGCAAGTGGCGGCTCGACATCGACGGGCCGTTCAGCCTGTTCGAGTCGGTCACGAAGTACGGCCTCGCGCTCGCGCTCGCGCTGCCCGCGATCGCATCGAGCGGCACGCATCGCGTCGTCGCGGACGTGCGCTGGGGCAAGGAGCGCCTGCCGCTGCGCTTCGTGATGGAAGGATCGGCGCTGGGCTCGCCGAAGGAGCGAGGCCGCGACGAGATCCCCGCGCGCCTGAGCGACGAGGCCGAGGCGCTGCGCGCGCGCATCGAGGAGAAAGGCGGCGCGTGGCGCGCCGAGGTCGCGGACGTGATCCTCGATCTTCCGGGCGTCGGCGCGTGCGTGCCCGACCTCGTGTGCACGCACCGCGCGAGCGGCGCGCGCGTGCTCGTCGAGGTGATGGGCTACTGGAGCCGCGACGCGGTGTGGAAGCGCGTGGAGCTCGCCGAGAAGGGCCTGTCCGAGCCGGTGCTCTTCTGCGTCAGCGAGCGCCTCCGCGTGAGCGAGGCCGTGCTCCCCGACGACGCGCCCGCCGCGCTCCTGGTGTTCAAGGGCGTGATCCCGATCGGCGCGCTGCTCGAGAAGCTCGAAGCGCTGCGCCGCCGCTGA
- a CDS encoding nidogen-like domain-containing protein yields MSDRSSRALAALVLAAPLVLFGCGESHAPEDDAGAAAHDASSDERDASAPPSDTGVEPSSCLPGTIETTSCGRCGTTDRFCDVSGTWTQGECRDEGVCVPGDARETPCGNCGTQTERCSDACEWTPPSACTGEGECAPGATTRTDEGCEPGGMRDAVCNAACTFEPIGECEGRCDTPGTIEHVPCGTMCGTVERFCTTDHRWMYEECVEAGVCVPGTTETAPCGRCGTQTQRCNSTCEWVPSSECTGQGECLPGSTTYSSTGCGADEARLLTCDDACGYQAGPCVVTRTGLLEGLGAPEGVVAVGDDGSSPAIDLSAAFPSGLTLYGTTYTTLFVNNNGNLSFGGALSTFTPEFPRATAPSPRTALIAPFWGDVDTRGGGRPASNDVHWDIDGSRFVATWRLVGYYNSHVDRLNSFQVVLTNRSDVAPGDFDVEFRYAQCQWTSGDASGGTGGLGGDEASAGFEAGNTIDYLALPGSGTPTVLDLCTTSNVGPPGLWRFQVRGGVPR; encoded by the coding sequence ATGTCCGACCGTTCGTCCCGTGCGCTCGCCGCTCTCGTGCTCGCCGCGCCACTCGTGCTCTTCGGTTGCGGCGAGAGCCATGCTCCAGAGGACGACGCCGGCGCCGCGGCCCACGATGCGAGCAGCGACGAGCGCGACGCGTCGGCGCCGCCGAGCGACACCGGCGTCGAGCCCTCGTCGTGCCTGCCGGGCACGATCGAGACCACGTCGTGCGGTCGCTGCGGGACCACCGATCGCTTCTGCGATGTCTCGGGCACCTGGACGCAGGGCGAGTGCCGCGACGAAGGCGTGTGCGTGCCCGGCGATGCGCGCGAGACGCCCTGCGGCAACTGCGGCACGCAGACCGAGCGGTGCAGCGACGCGTGCGAGTGGACGCCGCCGAGCGCGTGCACCGGCGAGGGCGAGTGCGCGCCGGGCGCGACGACGCGCACCGACGAAGGCTGCGAGCCCGGCGGGATGCGCGACGCGGTGTGCAACGCCGCATGCACGTTCGAGCCGATCGGCGAGTGCGAAGGCCGCTGCGACACGCCGGGCACGATCGAGCACGTCCCGTGCGGCACGATGTGCGGGACGGTCGAGCGCTTCTGCACGACGGATCACCGCTGGATGTACGAGGAGTGCGTCGAGGCCGGCGTGTGCGTGCCCGGCACGACCGAGACCGCGCCGTGCGGCCGCTGCGGCACCCAGACGCAGCGCTGCAACAGCACGTGCGAGTGGGTGCCCTCGAGCGAGTGCACGGGACAGGGCGAGTGCCTCCCGGGCAGCACGACGTACTCGAGCACCGGCTGCGGCGCGGACGAGGCGCGCCTGCTCACGTGCGACGACGCGTGCGGCTACCAGGCGGGACCGTGCGTCGTGACGCGCACGGGTCTGCTCGAGGGGCTCGGCGCGCCCGAGGGCGTCGTCGCGGTGGGCGACGACGGCTCGTCGCCCGCGATCGATCTGAGCGCGGCGTTCCCGAGCGGGCTGACGCTCTACGGGACGACGTACACGACGCTCTTCGTGAACAACAACGGCAACCTCTCGTTCGGCGGCGCGCTCTCGACGTTCACGCCGGAGTTCCCGCGGGCGACGGCGCCGAGCCCGCGCACCGCGCTGATCGCGCCGTTCTGGGGCGACGTCGACACGCGCGGCGGAGGCCGCCCCGCGTCGAACGACGTGCACTGGGACATCGACGGATCGCGCTTCGTCGCGACGTGGCGGCTCGTCGGCTACTACAACTCGCACGTCGATCGGCTGAACAGCTTCCAGGTCGTGCTCACGAACCGCAGCGACGTCGCCCCCGGCGACTTCGACGTCGAGTTCCGATACGCCCAGTGCCAGTGGACGAGCGGCGACGCGAGCGGCGGCACCGGAGGGCTCGGTGGCGACGAGGCGAGCGCGGGGTTCGAGGCCGGCAACACGATCGACTACCTCGCGCTGCCCGGCTCGGGCACGCCCACCGTGCTCGACCTCTGCACGACGTCGAACGTCGGACCGCCCGGGCTCTGGCGCTTCCAGGTGCGCGGAGGCGTCCCGCGCTGA